In Paenibacillus sp. FSL R7-0345, a single window of DNA contains:
- the gpmA gene encoding 2,3-diphosphoglycerate-dependent phosphoglycerate mutase, with the protein MYEIVLIRHGESEYNRQNLFTGWSDPDLTEKGVQEAKAAGKLLREAGYSFDLAFASVLKRSIKTLNYVLEEMDLLWIPVQKSWKLNERHYGALQGLSKSETAVKYGEEQLHIWRRSLSVRPPLLTPDDPRYARNDVRYKEVRPGDIPRGESLQDTVARVGDFWNNRIVPLIRKKERVLISAHGNTLRALIKFMEDLDEPTLLELNVPTGVPLVYKLDDDVKPVSRFYLGVPEEVQEKARDVANPSKITE; encoded by the coding sequence ATGTACGAAATCGTATTGATACGGCATGGAGAGAGCGAATACAACCGCCAGAACCTGTTTACGGGCTGGAGTGATCCGGATTTGACGGAAAAAGGGGTTCAGGAAGCCAAAGCCGCCGGCAAGCTGCTTAGGGAAGCAGGCTACTCGTTCGATCTGGCTTTTGCTTCGGTGCTGAAGCGTTCGATCAAGACGCTGAACTATGTGCTGGAGGAGATGGACCTGCTGTGGATTCCCGTGCAGAAGTCATGGAAGCTGAATGAGCGGCATTATGGTGCGCTGCAGGGGCTGAGCAAAAGCGAAACGGCCGTCAAATACGGGGAAGAGCAGCTGCATATCTGGCGGCGCAGCCTGTCAGTCCGCCCGCCGCTGCTCACGCCGGATGATCCGCGGTATGCCAGAAACGATGTCCGTTACAAGGAGGTCCGCCCCGGCGATATTCCGCGCGGCGAGAGTCTGCAGGATACGGTAGCGCGTGTCGGTGATTTCTGGAATAACCGGATTGTGCCGCTGATCCGCAAGAAGGAGCGGGTACTGATCTCGGCACACGGCAATACGCTGCGGGCATTGATTAAATTCATGGAGGATCTGGATGAGCCGACCCTGCTGGAACTGAATGTGCCTACCGGAGTTCCGCTTGTCTACAAGCTGGATGATGACGTGAAGCCGGTCAGCCGCTTTTATCTCGGGGTTCCCGAAGAGGTGCAGGAGAAGGCGCGGGATGTAGCCAATCCAAGCAAGATAACAGAGTAA
- a CDS encoding WIAG-tail domain, giving the protein MKGSRKNRNNQSKRRLYYVDNPNKTELSMLRSGPKVQGDISTWETDTVEDTPDQALLVSGVNTAEPPAPAEAIIAEPAVAKPAPLPQPAAEAPLKSEPEIPVSLPALPMLTEKERLQKVYTDDISEAAVTGAKIAPRTIDGSKLKFGIIGTPWLQDYAVQSINIAEKAVTSSKIAHESISGEHLAEGSISGGKLLDHSIGGEKLKNGSIGPEKLADRTIGGEQIADRSISGRHLSELLITSELLEDGAVSGEKILSSSIVSRHLANGVVDRSKLADDAVSGDKIADGEISGDKIAEGAIDTRHLKEGAVTAKHLAPGAIGREQLASRLIGKEQLGSSVIESAHLADGAVGARQLGEKAVRSQHLSPESVNGSHISDGEISGNHLADRSITFVKLAEGAVGTAQIVEQAVTSSKIADQSILTHKLADEAVTTRHLAKSAVRGPQIAMQSVSSGHLQREAVDQSHLAADAVGSEQLQAGAVLGSHLAPGSVGGKVLAHDSVTAEHLLPHSVTTAKLADGAVTGAKLAGGAVNANTIAREAVSGEHIAFCAVEEKHLADASVGGRVLQGAAVDAEHLASGAVERRHLGEHSVSNTALQAGAVTGDKLASGSVKEVHLAAGAVQPHHLADHAVTSLKISPESISTDKLSDLAVTSNKLADSSVTSPKLAPAAVSAEHLAPGAIVPAAISDTAVQGRHLAPGSIGGAHIRPMSVGNGHILPGSVSSIQIQDGSISSSKLTDEAVISRHLSPESVESSHLADQAVAGRHIREGEITLEHLAAEVLGAQWLPDGSIDGVKLAAGSVDTAHLVSGSVSGNHLTEEAVDSRHIKSGSITLEHLADEVYTSDLLPDGSVGGSKLADEAVDSRHLSPGIVDGSHLKDDAVTSRHIGESQITLDHLAEEIISAQWLPDGSISAEKLADGTIGPLKLAPGSVYGDHLVKEAVDSRHIKNGSITLKHLSEGTRTAELLPDGSVSGSKLADDSVSFRHLSADSVYGSHLVNDAVTGRHIGEGEIAVEHLSSEVRSAKWLPDGSISGSKLADDAVEGRHIGAGEITLEHLSGEVRSAELLPDGSIGGSKLADDAVEGHHIGAGKITLAHLSGEVRSAKWLPDGSIGGSKLADDAVEGRHIGAGEITLAHLSGEVRSAELLPDGSIGGSKLADDAVEGRHIGAGEITLAHLSGEVCSAELLPDGSIGADKLADDAVEGRHIGAGEITLAHLSGEVRSGELLADGSIGGSKLADDAVEGRHIGAGEITLAHLSAEVCSAELLPDGSIGADKLADGSVGSRKLAAGSVYGGHLAPEAVDGRHIRSGSITLKHLAEGALTPDLLPDGSISAAKLAEGSIGSFQLAPGSIYGGHLASDAVDSRHIRSGSITLKHLAEEVQTADLLPDGSIGAAKLAEGSIGSFQLAPGSVYGGHLAADAVDGHHIRSGSITIEHLAEGTLNNDVLSAGSIDAEMLAAGAVHSHHLQPESVYGEHLADGILEERHLLPETIKLTHLAEEVRSAELLPDGSITGVKLASGSIGEEHLSEQAVGNSAIADEAVDAAKLASFAVQSRHLEEESVQSQHIAAGAVTGDHLAQGAISAEHLSFSPVQSSGNRQVLQQFGMTAFMFNGNAESVEVTVTFDEGFGHTGYVLVAMTNQPFFHASLKSRAAGEAVIFISRLRETPHFYGVLSWIALGSPLAKPPVEHRAFD; this is encoded by the coding sequence GTGAAGGGCTCCAGAAAGAACCGGAATAACCAATCCAAACGGCGTCTTTATTATGTGGATAATCCCAATAAAACAGAACTGAGCATGCTGCGTAGCGGTCCAAAAGTACAGGGGGATATATCAACCTGGGAGACAGATACGGTGGAGGATACACCGGATCAGGCACTGCTGGTCAGCGGGGTAAACACGGCGGAGCCGCCGGCTCCGGCAGAAGCAATTATTGCTGAACCTGCTGTGGCTAAGCCTGCTCCACTGCCGCAGCCGGCAGCGGAGGCTCCGCTCAAGAGTGAGCCGGAAATCCCGGTAAGCCTTCCTGCTCTGCCGATGCTCACAGAAAAGGAACGGCTGCAGAAGGTGTATACCGATGACATCTCGGAAGCGGCGGTCACCGGGGCCAAAATCGCCCCCCGCACAATCGACGGGTCCAAGCTGAAATTCGGCATTATCGGTACACCCTGGCTGCAGGATTATGCGGTACAGAGCATCAACATTGCGGAAAAAGCGGTGACCTCTTCCAAAATCGCCCACGAATCCATTTCAGGCGAGCATTTGGCAGAAGGCAGCATCAGCGGCGGCAAGCTGCTGGATCACTCCATCGGCGGTGAAAAGCTGAAAAACGGCAGCATCGGCCCCGAAAAGCTGGCTGACCGGACCATCGGCGGCGAGCAGATTGCCGACCGCTCTATTTCCGGACGTCATCTCAGTGAGCTGCTGATAACCTCTGAGCTGCTGGAGGACGGTGCCGTAAGCGGCGAGAAAATCCTCAGCAGCAGCATTGTCAGCCGCCATTTGGCCAACGGTGTGGTTGACCGTTCCAAGCTGGCCGATGATGCGGTATCCGGTGACAAAATTGCGGATGGCGAAATCAGCGGAGACAAGATTGCCGAGGGTGCCATCGACACCCGGCATCTGAAGGAAGGGGCCGTTACGGCAAAGCATCTGGCACCGGGCGCAATCGGGCGTGAGCAGCTGGCCAGCCGGCTGATCGGCAAAGAGCAGCTGGGTTCGTCTGTTATCGAGAGTGCGCATCTGGCCGATGGCGCAGTCGGGGCACGGCAGCTTGGGGAGAAGGCGGTGCGCAGCCAGCATTTAAGCCCGGAAAGTGTAAACGGGTCGCATATCAGCGACGGAGAGATTAGCGGGAATCATCTGGCTGACCGGAGTATAACCTTTGTGAAGCTGGCAGAGGGAGCGGTAGGAACGGCCCAGATTGTAGAGCAGGCCGTCACCTCCTCCAAAATCGCCGATCAAAGTATTCTGACACATAAGCTGGCTGATGAAGCGGTAACCACCCGCCATCTGGCCAAGTCGGCCGTCCGCGGCCCGCAGATCGCCATGCAGTCTGTATCCTCAGGCCATCTGCAGCGCGAAGCAGTTGACCAGTCCCATCTGGCGGCTGATGCTGTCGGTTCGGAGCAGCTGCAGGCTGGCGCTGTACTGGGCAGCCATCTGGCCCCCGGCTCGGTAGGCGGCAAAGTGCTGGCGCATGACTCTGTCACGGCAGAGCATCTGCTGCCGCACAGCGTGACTACAGCCAAACTGGCGGACGGGGCTGTGACCGGTGCGAAGCTGGCTGGCGGTGCCGTGAATGCAAATACAATTGCCCGTGAAGCGGTAAGCGGGGAGCATATTGCCTTCTGTGCCGTGGAGGAGAAGCATCTGGCGGATGCCAGTGTGGGCGGACGCGTATTGCAGGGCGCGGCAGTAGATGCGGAACATCTGGCTTCCGGAGCAGTTGAGCGCAGACATCTGGGTGAGCACAGTGTGAGCAATACCGCGCTGCAGGCCGGGGCAGTAACAGGCGATAAGCTGGCATCGGGTTCGGTAAAAGAGGTCCATCTGGCGGCAGGTGCGGTGCAGCCGCATCATCTGGCGGATCATGCGGTTACTTCATTAAAAATATCGCCGGAGAGCATTTCGACCGATAAGCTTAGCGATCTGGCGGTTACCTCTAATAAACTTGCGGACAGCAGTGTGACCTCTCCCAAGCTGGCGCCTGCGGCGGTAAGTGCCGAGCACCTGGCTCCGGGAGCGATCGTTCCGGCTGCAATCAGCGATACCGCCGTACAGGGCAGACATCTGGCGCCGGGAAGCATCGGCGGAGCCCATATCCGGCCAATGTCAGTCGGGAACGGGCACATTCTCCCGGGTTCGGTATCTTCTATTCAAATACAGGATGGCAGCATCAGCAGCTCTAAGCTGACTGATGAAGCGGTGATCTCCCGCCACCTGTCGCCAGAGAGTGTGGAGAGCAGTCATCTGGCGGATCAAGCGGTAGCAGGCCGGCATATTCGTGAAGGCGAAATTACACTGGAGCATCTGGCTGCAGAAGTACTTGGCGCGCAGTGGCTGCCTGACGGCAGCATTGACGGTGTTAAGCTGGCAGCAGGCTCCGTTGATACAGCCCATCTGGTTTCCGGAAGTGTATCCGGCAACCACCTGACTGAGGAAGCAGTAGACAGCCGTCATATCAAGAGCGGCAGCATAACGCTGGAGCATTTGGCTGACGAGGTCTACACTTCAGACCTGTTGCCTGACGGCAGTGTGGGCGGCAGCAAGCTGGCGGATGAAGCAGTTGATTCCCGCCATCTGTCGCCTGGGATTGTAGACGGCAGCCATCTGAAGGATGATGCGGTAACAAGCAGGCATATCGGTGAAAGCCAGATTACGCTGGATCATCTGGCTGAAGAGATCATCAGTGCGCAGTGGCTCCCTGACGGAAGCATCAGCGCCGAAAAGCTTGCGGATGGCACCATTGGCCCGCTGAAGCTGGCTCCCGGCAGTGTATATGGCGACCATCTGGTAAAAGAAGCCGTAGACAGCCGCCACATCAAGAACGGCAGCATTACATTAAAACATCTGTCTGAGGGGACGCGAACCGCTGAGCTGCTGCCTGACGGCAGTGTGAGCGGCTCCAAGCTGGCCGATGATTCTGTAAGCTTCCGTCACTTGTCGGCGGACAGTGTATACGGCAGCCATCTGGTGAATGATGCGGTAACCGGCCGGCATATCGGCGAAGGCGAGATTGCGGTTGAGCATCTGTCCTCAGAAGTCCGCAGTGCGAAGTGGCTGCCGGATGGCAGCATCAGCGGTTCCAAGCTGGCAGATGATGCGGTGGAAGGCCGCCACATTGGTGCAGGTGAGATCACGCTGGAGCATCTGTCCGGCGAAGTCCGCAGCGCGGAACTGCTGCCAGACGGCAGTATCGGCGGTTCCAAGCTGGCAGACGATGCAGTGGAAGGCCACCACATTGGTGCAGGCAAAATTACGCTGGCGCATCTGTCCGGTGAAGTCCGCAGTGCGAAGTGGCTGCCGGATGGCAGCATCGGCGGTTCCAAGCTGGCAGATGATGCAGTGGAAGGCCGCCACATCGGTGCAGGCGAGATCACGCTGGCGCATCTGTCCGGTGAAGTCCGCAGCGCGGAACTGCTGCCAGACGGCAGTATCGGCGGTTCCAAGCTGGCAGACGATGCAGTGGAAGGCCGCCACATTGGTGCAGGCGAGATCACGCTGGCGCATTTGTCCGGTGAAGTCTGCAGTGCAGAACTGCTGCCAGACGGCAGTATCGGTGCTGATAAGCTGGCAGACGATGCAGTGGAAGGCCGCCACATCGGTGCAGGTGAGATTACGCTGGCGCATCTGTCCGGTGAAGTCCGCAGCGGAGAACTGCTGGCTGACGGCAGTATCGGCGGTTCCAAGCTGGCAGACGATGCAGTGGAAGGCCGCCACATTGGTGCAGGTGAGATCACGCTGGCGCATCTGTCCGCTGAAGTCTGCAGTGCAGAACTGCTGCCAGACGGCAGTATCGGTGCTGATAAGCTGGCTGACGGCAGCGTTGGTTCCCGGAAACTGGCTGCCGGCAGTGTATATGGAGGGCATCTGGCTCCAGAGGCCGTTGACGGCCGCCATATCCGCAGCGGCAGTATTACGCTAAAGCATCTGGCTGAAGGAGCGCTGACGCCGGATCTGCTGCCTGACGGCAGCATCAGTGCAGCAAAGCTTGCTGAGGGCTCAATCGGTTCCTTCCAGCTGGCACCGGGCAGTATCTATGGCGGTCACCTGGCATCGGACGCCGTGGACAGCCGCCACATCCGCAGCGGCAGCATTACGCTGAAGCATCTGGCTGAGGAAGTGCAGACCGCAGATCTGCTGCCGGACGGCAGCATCGGCGCAGCGAAGCTGGCCGAAGGCTCGATCGGCTCCTTCCAGCTGGCTCCGGGCAGTGTGTACGGTGGCCATCTGGCTGCAGATGCAGTCGACGGCCATCATATCCGCAGCGGCAGCATTACAATTGAGCATCTGGCCGAAGGCACGCTGAACAACGACGTGCTGTCCGCCGGCAGTATCGATGCTGAAATGCTGGCGGCAGGAGCCGTGCATTCCCATCACCTGCAGCCGGAAAGTGTGTACGGCGAGCATCTGGCCGACGGCATTCTGGAGGAGCGGCATCTGCTGCCGGAAACGATTAAACTGACGCATCTGGCGGAAGAAGTCCGCAGCGCCGAGCTGCTTCCGGATGGAAGCATCACCGGTGTCAAGCTGGCTTCCGGCAGCATCGGGGAAGAGCATCTGTCTGAGCAGGCTGTTGGCAATTCTGCCATCGCAGACGAAGCAGTGGATGCTGCTAAGCTGGCTTCCTTTGCCGTCCAGTCCCGGCACCTGGAGGAAGAAAGCGTACAGAGCCAGCACATTGCCGCCGGTGCCGTTACCGGAGACCATCTGGCTCAGGGTGCAATCTCGGCGGAGCATCTGTCCTTCAGTCCGGTACAGAGCTCCGGAAACCGGCAGGTCCTGCAGCAGTTTGGCATGACGGCATTCATGTTCAACGGCAATGCCGAGAGCGTGGAGGTCACAGTAACCTTTGATGAAGGCTTTGGCCACACCGGCTATGTACTTGTAGCTATGACCAACCAGCCGTTCTTCCATGCTTCACTGAAGAGCAGAGCCGCCGGGGAAGCGGTAATCTTTATAAGCCGTCTGCGGGAAACCCCGCATTTCTATGGCGTGTTATCGTGGATTGCCCTCGGCAGCCCGCTGGCCAAACCGCCGGTTGAGCACCGGGCATTTGATTAA
- a CDS encoding PLP-dependent aminotransferase family protein, whose translation MNFTLPYEQYLDIYRYKYLALYHALRTAILGGTLPGGTRLPSTRKLAELYQLSRGSASQVYDMLLADGYIQTERGRGTFVSAAGMFGGEGREKVAGETPAGREQLERGQGKAGCSMLKDAGGSEAGVGDSAALRDDSGSEAGVGAAADNAAFEGKSSFRGLFGEGIGSALGDAGGSEAGKPGTDGGAGISKKAASVGPQGSGNRLPAVPITLSAWGKRLMEQQLSVYERAGDGFISFRSSGMQPGQFPYAEWRSALNYAGGKQGGLLDSYCPPQGDEGLRRAIAAHLRITRGIRAESGQIVLFSGSMQGIVILTQLLLEQGSCAVVEDPGYHGIRRAVEIGGGKLLLGRVDDSGLVPEDWEAGLLFVTPSRQFPTGAVLPLERRRRLLEWARRQEAVIIEDDYDSEFRWGGRPIEPLKALDREERVVYVGSFSNSMFFGLRVGFAVLPPSLVAPVTAAKALYEPLPAGQLEQRALARFMSTGGYSRHLRRMTRIYGERARLLRALLAERLGSVFEVLPGDAGLHLYARWLRTDAEFAAFRAAALRRGADFRDAALYRIGPGGAAACFSFSHLDAAALKEGVIRLEMAWKDVQNRA comes from the coding sequence ATGAATTTTACGCTGCCGTATGAACAGTATCTGGACATCTACCGCTACAAATATCTGGCGTTATATCATGCGCTCCGCACGGCGATTCTGGGCGGTACGCTGCCCGGAGGGACGCGGCTGCCCTCAACCCGCAAACTGGCAGAGCTATACCAGCTGTCCCGCGGATCGGCTTCGCAGGTGTACGATATGCTGCTGGCGGACGGCTACATCCAGACCGAGCGGGGGCGCGGCACTTTTGTCTCAGCGGCCGGTATGTTCGGCGGAGAGGGCAGGGAGAAAGTTGCCGGAGAAACGCCGGCAGGCCGGGAGCAGTTAGAGCGTGGGCAAGGGAAGGCTGGCTGCTCTATGCTAAAGGATGCTGGCGGGAGTGAGGCTGGGGTTGGTGATAGTGCTGCGCTGAGAGATGATAGCGGGAGTGAGGCTGGGGTAGGTGCTGCTGCTGATAATGCGGCATTTGAGGGAAAAAGCTCATTTCGAGGTTTATTTGGAGAAGGTATTGGTTCGGCGCTGGGGGATGCTGGCGGGAGTGAGGCGGGGAAACCTGGGACTGATGGTGGTGCTGGGATCAGTAAAAAAGCTGCATCGGTGGGTCCACAGGGTAGCGGAAACCGGCTGCCTGCTGTACCGATCACGCTCAGCGCCTGGGGTAAGCGGCTGATGGAGCAGCAGCTCTCCGTCTATGAGCGCGCCGGGGATGGCTTTATCAGCTTCCGCAGCAGCGGCATGCAGCCGGGCCAGTTCCCGTACGCGGAATGGCGAAGCGCACTGAACTATGCCGGAGGCAAGCAGGGCGGCCTGCTGGACAGCTACTGTCCGCCGCAGGGTGACGAAGGGCTGCGGCGGGCGATAGCCGCGCATCTGCGGATTACCCGCGGCATCCGGGCAGAGTCCGGGCAGATCGTGCTGTTCAGCGGCTCCATGCAGGGCATTGTCATTCTGACCCAGCTCCTGCTGGAGCAGGGCAGCTGTGCCGTAGTCGAGGATCCGGGCTATCATGGAATCCGCCGGGCGGTGGAGATCGGCGGCGGTAAGCTGCTTCTGGGCAGAGTGGATGATAGCGGGCTTGTCCCGGAGGATTGGGAAGCAGGGCTGCTGTTTGTCACGCCAAGCCGCCAGTTCCCTACAGGGGCTGTGCTGCCGCTGGAGCGGAGGCGCAGGCTGCTGGAATGGGCCCGGCGTCAAGAGGCTGTCATCATCGAGGATGATTATGACAGCGAGTTCCGCTGGGGCGGGCGGCCGATTGAGCCGCTCAAGGCACTTGACCGGGAGGAGAGGGTCGTATATGTAGGCTCCTTCTCCAACAGCATGTTCTTCGGGCTGCGTGTAGGCTTTGCCGTGCTGCCCCCTTCACTGGTGGCGCCGGTGACCGCAGCCAAGGCGCTGTATGAGCCGCTGCCCGCAGGCCAGCTGGAGCAGCGCGCCTTGGCACGGTTTATGAGCACCGGCGGGTACAGCCGGCACCTGCGGCGCATGACGCGCATCTACGGTGAACGTGCGCGGCTTCTCCGGGCGCTGCTGGCTGAGCGGCTCGGATCTGTCTTTGAGGTGCTGCCGGGAGACGCCGGCCTGCATCTGTATGCGCGCTGGCTGCGCACAGACGCGGAATTCGCCGCCTTCCGGGCGGCGGCGCTCCGGCGCGGCGCGGACTTCCGCGATGCCGCGCTGTACCGGATCGGGCCGGGTGGCGCGGCGGCCTGTTTTTCATTCTCCCATCTGGATGCCGCAGCACTGAAGGAGGGAGTGATCCGGCTAGAGATGGCCTGGAAGGATGTGCAAAACCGGGCGTGA
- the asd gene encoding archaetidylserine decarboxylase (Phosphatidylserine decarboxylase is synthesized as a single chain precursor. Generation of the pyruvoyl active site from a Ser is coupled to cleavage of a Gly-Ser bond between the larger (beta) and smaller (alpha chains). It is an integral membrane protein.): MVKQLLRLMTELSSHRWLSRLMGAFSHSRLSRFLIPTFIRTYHIPAAEAEKPSGEYHTLNEFFSRRLKSGMRQIADSAGAVASPVDALITAMGEIHSGTIMNVKGQDYLLEELLNHSPHQELYKKGYFFVLYLSPTDYHRIHSPLTGRRVESDYIRGRAYPVNEFGMRHMTSVLSRNERLITYIAGANGEAAVIKVGAMNVSSIRYSDEQAEQWLIGDDLAYFEFGSTVVLLLENGTFTPRPGLAEGTKVKMGELLGTQSKP, from the coding sequence ATGGTTAAACAATTGCTGCGGCTGATGACCGAGCTGTCCTCGCATAGATGGCTTTCCCGGTTAATGGGCGCTTTTTCCCATAGCAGACTCAGCCGTTTTTTGATCCCAACATTTATTCGGACTTATCATATTCCTGCCGCCGAAGCGGAGAAGCCGTCCGGAGAGTATCACACGCTGAATGAGTTTTTCAGCCGCAGGCTGAAATCGGGCATGCGCCAGATCGCAGACAGTGCGGGCGCCGTTGCAAGTCCCGTAGATGCGCTGATTACAGCGATGGGCGAGATTCATTCCGGAACGATTATGAATGTAAAAGGGCAGGATTACCTGCTGGAAGAGCTGCTTAACCACTCACCGCATCAGGAGCTTTACAAGAAGGGCTATTTTTTCGTCCTGTACCTCAGCCCGACCGATTATCACCGTATTCATTCGCCGCTTACCGGACGCAGGGTTGAGAGCGACTATATCCGCGGACGGGCCTATCCAGTCAACGAATTCGGCATGAGACATATGACAAGCGTGCTGAGCCGCAACGAACGGCTCATTACTTATATTGCCGGAGCAAACGGGGAGGCCGCCGTTATTAAGGTTGGCGCGATGAATGTCAGCAGCATCCGGTATTCGGATGAGCAGGCTGAACAGTGGCTGATCGGCGATGACCTCGCCTATTTTGAATTCGGCTCCACCGTAGTATTACTGCTTGAGAATGGTACCTTCACTCCGCGTCCCGGACTTGCCGAAGGAACCAAGGTCAAGATGGGGGAGCTGCTGGGAACCCAAAGCAAGCCGTAA
- a CDS encoding AraC family transcriptional regulator, with translation MLHASPSSFVILPALAKIVCEPGWRWQKREKPLQNYDLFYVWSGEGTVVRNGTPFQVGKGSCFLFRPGDFTYATHNPQKPLVLTYIHFDVTEAVSEIPEPYRELSETVEFEHLLARYVRLFLVNTFAAEEEGRLILKQLMIHLLREDRMMPIERHVSNHLTEIIHEVANYVSQHPGASHRVEDLAARAGLSPRYFSIKFKEITGTSVQSYVIRARIERAQHLLLYAGMNVTEVADALGYRDIFFFSRQFKQHTGKSPSEIR, from the coding sequence ATGCTTCACGCGTCGCCGTCCTCTTTTGTGATTCTGCCGGCCCTGGCGAAGATAGTCTGTGAACCGGGCTGGCGGTGGCAGAAAAGAGAAAAGCCGCTGCAAAATTATGATTTGTTCTATGTCTGGAGCGGGGAAGGGACGGTTGTGCGCAACGGTACGCCTTTTCAGGTAGGGAAGGGAAGCTGCTTCCTGTTCCGGCCGGGCGATTTTACGTATGCGACACATAATCCGCAAAAACCACTGGTGCTTACATATATACACTTTGATGTTACCGAAGCGGTATCGGAGATTCCGGAGCCTTACCGGGAGCTGAGTGAAACGGTGGAGTTCGAGCATTTGCTGGCCCGGTATGTTCGGCTGTTCCTGGTGAATACCTTTGCCGCAGAGGAGGAAGGCCGGCTGATACTGAAACAGCTGATGATTCACCTGCTGCGTGAGGACCGGATGATGCCGATAGAGCGGCATGTCAGCAACCATCTGACGGAAATTATCCACGAGGTGGCCAATTATGTCAGCCAGCATCCCGGTGCCTCGCACCGGGTCGAGGATCTGGCCGCCCGGGCCGGGCTGTCGCCGCGCTATTTCTCGATCAAATTCAAGGAGATCACCGGAACGTCGGTGCAGTCCTATGTCATCAGAGCCCGGATTGAGCGGGCACAGCATCTGCTGCTGTACGCCGGAATGAATGTTACCGAGGTGGCGGATGCGCTGGGATACCGTGATATTTTCTTTTTCAGCCGCCAATTCAAGCAGCACACCGGCAAAAGCCCGTCTGAAATCCGCTGA
- a CDS encoding YheC/YheD family protein — protein MGHKLVGILLNAAMHRGVPRLKTGQESLEVYEEAAAGYGMVPCFLQLSDINIESGFSVAYVKGRQGYQKTVVPTPAVIHNRAIYSPDSTGINRLLGQGLLIFNTCNRYGKDQIHRLLEQNEALRGFLPDSATGFSGLRDMAGRYPDLILKPCRGSVGKGVMRLSRSGSRRWIWTYLPSGSRRWVSRSINPEALPRALRARFAAMPYLVQERIPLAEMDGRPFDLRVTVQRGWGGDWQVTGMFAKLAAPGGFVSNIARGGEAFSASAVLEQVFGSETAASIRMSVQMLSLSIARQLERSLPGLADVGLDIGITKDRRLYFIECNGRDQRYGFQKAGLSDTWKDSYRRPMGYARFLLDEPSRYIRY, from the coding sequence ATGGGGCACAAGCTCGTGGGGATACTGCTAAATGCTGCTATGCACCGGGGCGTTCCCCGGTTAAAAACGGGACAGGAATCGCTGGAAGTCTACGAGGAGGCCGCTGCCGGATATGGAATGGTTCCCTGCTTCCTGCAGCTGTCCGACATTAATATCGAATCCGGGTTCAGCGTGGCTTATGTGAAAGGACGTCAGGGATACCAGAAAACGGTCGTCCCGACGCCGGCTGTCATTCATAACAGGGCCATCTACAGCCCGGACAGCACCGGGATCAACCGCCTGCTGGGGCAGGGTCTCCTGATTTTTAATACATGCAACCGTTACGGAAAAGATCAGATTCACCGTCTGCTGGAGCAAAATGAGGCATTGCGGGGATTTTTGCCCGACTCTGCTACCGGGTTTTCCGGGCTCCGGGACATGGCGGGACGCTATCCCGATCTTATTCTCAAGCCGTGCCGCGGAAGTGTCGGGAAAGGCGTTATGCGCCTGTCGCGAAGCGGCTCCCGGCGCTGGATCTGGACCTATCTTCCTTCCGGTTCCCGCCGCTGGGTAAGCAGAAGCATCAATCCGGAGGCTCTGCCCAGAGCACTGCGGGCTCGCTTCGCCGCCATGCCGTATCTGGTGCAGGAGCGCATTCCGCTCGCTGAAATGGACGGCCGCCCCTTTGATCTGCGGGTCACTGTACAGCGCGGCTGGGGCGGAGACTGGCAGGTAACCGGCATGTTCGCCAAGCTTGCCGCACCGGGCGGCTTCGTCTCCAACATCGCCAGAGGCGGCGAAGCGTTCAGCGCCTCTGCGGTGCTGGAGCAGGTATTCGGCAGTGAGACGGCTGCAAGCATCCGCATGTCCGTCCAGATGCTCAGCCTCTCGATCGCCCGCCAGCTGGAGCGAAGCCTGCCCGGACTGGCCGACGTAGGGCTGGATATCGGCATCACCAAAGACCGGCGCCTCTATTTTATTGAGTGCAACGGGCGCGATCAGCGCTACGGCTTCCAAAAAGCCGGGCTCAGCGACACCTGGAAGGACAGCTACCGCAGGCCGATGGGCTATGCCCGTTTCCTGCTGGATGAACCCTCCAGGTATATCCGTTATTGA